A genomic region of Candidatus Palauibacter polyketidifaciens contains the following coding sequences:
- a CDS encoding ATP-binding cassette domain-containing protein: protein HIGYVFQMFNLIPYLSVLDNIALPARMTAGRRARLDGAGVRETAAQLADHLHIGDLLKKPVTELSVGQQQRVAACRALIGSPELIVADEPTSSLDFDRREAFLELLFQECERAGATLVFVSHDRTLEGMFSRRISLPDVNKAVL from the coding sequence AGCACATCGGCTACGTCTTCCAGATGTTCAACCTCATCCCCTACCTGTCGGTGCTCGACAACATCGCGCTCCCCGCACGCATGACCGCGGGACGCCGCGCCCGGCTGGACGGAGCGGGCGTGAGGGAAACCGCCGCGCAGCTCGCCGATCACCTCCACATCGGCGACCTGCTGAAGAAGCCGGTGACAGAACTCTCGGTGGGCCAGCAGCAGCGGGTCGCCGCCTGCCGGGCGCTGATCGGGTCTCCGGAACTCATCGTCGCCGATGAACCGACCTCCTCCCTGGACTTCGACCGCCGGGAGGCTTTCCTCGAACTGCTCTTTCAGGAGTGCGAGCGCGCCGGCGCCACGCTGGTGTTCGTGAGCCACGACCGCACCCTGGAGGGCATGTTCTCCCGCAGGATCTCGCTCCCCGACGTCAACAAGGCGGTGCTCTGA
- a CDS encoding ABC transporter permease, which produces MLVFDLALKSLRNRAFSTSLTVGSIALSVALLIGVENVRAGMRESFSNTISQTDLIVGTKGGTIQLLLYSVFGMGAPTENVSWEAYREWADHPAVEWTIPYSLGDSHRGFRVIGTNEDFFRHYRYRGGQEIALAEGRANEGLFDVTLGADVAAELNYALGDEIAVTHGLGEVGFINHDHMPFTVTGVLAKTFTPVDRAIYVTLEGMEAIHWEDGAPPASDDEHDHEAEAQATPADDGHAHDEAEAQAAPADDGHAHDDEADAQAAPADDGHAHDEADAQAAPADDGHAHTEDVSIEDVEVTQVTSFFVGTTNRRDVLQLQREINDFEDEPMMAVIPGAALNEMWQGLAYAETGLRLVAIFVVLVGLLGMLVSLYTSLNERRREMAILRAVGAGPNRIIALLVLESLCLASAGALAGLTLVYALLSVAQPLVEAQAGLFIPIRPPGSIELLFLGAVVTAGFLMGFVPALKAYRTALHDGLAVRV; this is translated from the coding sequence ATGCTGGTTTTCGACCTCGCGCTCAAGTCGCTCCGCAACCGCGCCTTCAGCACCTCGCTCACGGTGGGCTCCATCGCCCTCAGCGTCGCCCTCCTGATCGGCGTCGAGAACGTGCGCGCGGGCATGCGCGAGAGCTTCTCCAACACCATCAGCCAGACCGACCTCATCGTGGGCACCAAGGGCGGCACGATTCAGCTGCTGCTGTATTCGGTCTTCGGCATGGGAGCGCCGACGGAGAACGTCTCGTGGGAGGCTTACAGGGAGTGGGCGGACCACCCCGCGGTCGAGTGGACCATCCCCTACAGCCTTGGGGACAGCCACCGGGGGTTCCGGGTCATCGGCACGAACGAGGACTTCTTTCGCCACTACCGCTACCGCGGAGGACAGGAAATCGCGCTGGCGGAGGGACGGGCGAACGAGGGCCTGTTCGACGTGACGCTGGGCGCGGACGTGGCGGCCGAGCTGAACTACGCACTCGGCGACGAGATCGCGGTCACGCACGGGCTCGGCGAGGTGGGCTTCATCAACCACGACCACATGCCCTTCACGGTCACGGGCGTGCTCGCGAAGACGTTCACTCCCGTCGACCGCGCGATCTACGTGACGCTCGAGGGCATGGAGGCCATCCACTGGGAGGACGGCGCGCCGCCGGCGTCGGACGACGAGCACGACCACGAGGCGGAGGCGCAGGCGACTCCCGCAGACGACGGGCACGCCCACGACGAGGCGGAGGCGCAGGCGGCTCCCGCCGACGATGGCCACGCCCACGACGACGAGGCTGACGCGCAGGCGGCCCCCGCCGACGATGGCCACGCCCACGACGAGGCCGACGCGCAGGCGGCCCCCGCCGACGATGGCCACGCCCACACGGAGGATGTCTCGATCGAGGATGTCGAAGTCACGCAGGTCACCTCGTTCTTCGTGGGCACGACGAACCGCCGGGACGTGCTGCAGCTGCAGCGCGAGATCAACGACTTCGAGGACGAGCCGATGATGGCCGTGATCCCCGGAGCCGCGCTGAACGAGATGTGGCAGGGTCTGGCCTACGCCGAGACCGGGCTGCGGCTGGTGGCCATCTTCGTAGTCCTGGTAGGGCTGCTCGGGATGCTGGTCTCGCTCTACACGTCGCTCAACGAGCGGCGGCGGGAGATGGCGATCCTGCGCGCCGTCGGCGCCGGACCCAACCGGATCATCGCCCTGCTCGTGCTCGAATCGCTGTGCCTGGCCTCGGCCGGAGCGCTCGCGGGACTCACGCTGGTGTACGCGCTGCTCTCCGTCGCACAGCCCCTCGTCGAAGCGCAGGCGGGGCTCTTCATCCCGATCCGGCCGCCCGGTTCCATCGAGCTGCTCTTCCTCGGCGCCGTGGTGACGGCCGGATTCCTGATGGGCTTCGTACCCGCGCTCAAGGCCTACCGCACCGCCCTCCACGACGGGTTGGCGGTGCGGGTGTAG